CATCCGTATGTCACGCTCATTAAAAAATTCGCAAAACTAACCTATAAATATTTAAAAAGTTCGTGATAAATCCACATTTTTCATATTCTCCTCCATTTTAAGTTGCTGCTAAAATCAAAATCCAGACAAAATTCTTCTATATTTCTTTCATGTCTTATCTCAAACTAATTCATATCCTGTCAAATGAAAAAGAAAAGGAGAAAAGGAAAAAAGGAGAAAAGGAAAAACGGAGAAAAGGGAGAAAGGGAGAAATGGAGAAAAGGAGAAAGGGAAAATCCGGATCGAGCAGCATTATCCATTAATAACTACCAGTATCCGCTCATAACCATCCTCATCAGTTGGATTTATCAATAGATCAATTGAATTATCTTCGTAATTGGTGTAACCGGCTGTAGAATAAACAGTGCCCGAATAAGAGAACTCGGAAGCATCGATGGATGTAACACCGGTTAAACTCTTTTCTAACTATTTGAGATGAGTTAGAGGATATTGGTCAGGTTTAGCGGCTGGCAATTCCGGTTGCATTTTTAGCAACTTCTATGAGGGATTTGAGCGCTTCATTAACTGCTTTCTCGCTTGGAAAGGCTTTTGCTACTTCCGGTTTTAAAAGAACCAGGTTATGACCTTCCTTGTAAGCTTTATAGTACTTGCCGCGCTCTCCTTTACCAAGATCGGAACGCTTGTATTCTGTTCTTAACTCATCTTTTTGATTATCCTTCTTCATATATTTTCCTCTCTTGTTTTGTTACTTCGCTTGGTATGTGATACGACAATGTAACGATTTAACCTGGTTATTCCAAATGTGATCGATCGCTGTTCAGTTAATGAATGATCCGGATCCTCAAAGGTAATGGCTAGAGGATCACCAAAAACAGTAGCTGATTCCTGAAAAGAAATATCATGTTTCTTTTTATTTCTATCTGCTTTTTTGTTATTCCATTCGAATTCCACCTGGTACCTCTCTACTGCTTATGGATATCTCTAAATCAATTATGAATTTTTCATTCATCTTCTCTCTCAATATACCATGCCTAATCTCAAACTAATTCATATCCTGTCAAATGAAAAAGAACAGGGGGAAAGGAGAAAAGGAGAAAAGGAAAAAAGGAGAAAAGGAGAAAAGGAGAAAGGGAAAAAGGGAAAAAGGGAAAACTCAATCGAGCAGCATTATCCATTTACATCTTTATGATCTTTTTTCATAATTCAATTTCCTGCTCCAGAATATACTTGGTCATATTGATTTAACATTTGATCTTTCCTTAACTTCTTCCTTAAAATTGGAATTTGAGGATTTTATCTGTATAGATATCGAAGTAATAAAATTCTGTTCATAATTTGAACTTTTATTCTTTTGTTAGTTTTGCTTGTCTCGGTGTAGATTCATCGAAGATGGATTCGCTGTTTCTTCATCCGTTTAATCCGTGAAAATCAGTAGTAAAAAAATGGTGGCAGGACCCAGACTTGAACTGGGGACACAAGGCTTTTCAGGCCTCTGCTCTACCAACTGAGCTATCCCGCCACATGCAAGAAGGAAAGAACTTTTTTCGCTGATTTAGTGTCAAGCAAAAATAACCTTTCAATGAAAAAACCGGATCATAAGCAACGAAAAACAC
This window of the Candidatus Cloacimonadota bacterium genome carries:
- a CDS encoding BrnT family toxin translates to MEFEWNNKKADRNKKKHDISFQESATVFGDPLAITFEDPDHSLTEQRSITFGITRLNRYIVVSHTKRSNKTREENI